The region aagaaaatataaatagcaTATAATGTTATTACTTgttacataaataaataaataaggtaaTGTGTGGATCATAAGGGAGGTCATATTAAGCTGTGGCTTTCATTTCCCCTTTGGATCTACCTTCACTTTCTTATTATTTCTAtacaataacatatttattttagtagaacaaAATCAGTTCAAAATATTaatcattttcatttaaatggtacttaaattaattaaaaaaaataacctcATCAATAATTAGCTGTGTATTTgaagaaattttatttataactatatataaaaatcaatcaaacaaaccATTTTAATTTCTTCTCTCTCTCGAAACCTCTTTCcattaatatcatttttttagctcgatcttcgtcttcttcaatctttttgttataataaaaatattaccagacTAAATTATTAAATCGATCTCTGTAATTTTTAATCTCAATTTAAAGTTAATTAATAATTCAAGATCAAGAAATCGAGGTGATTCTGTGTTTGTTGTGGAGGTGAAGAATGCTATATTTGAAGCAGCCGAGCTTCAATTTGCGTAAAAGATGCAACGGCGacgtttttgtttgttttgaagCATAAAATTTGTTGCTCTTTTAATTTTCTCTGCGAGGAATTGCATGTTATTGTGAGAAATTCCCTGAGCCTGGGGCTCGGGGACAGCGAGATCTAGAATTGAGCTAGGAaacagaaaattttaaaaaaatagtaataattaagGAAgtgtttgattaatttaaagAGAGAAATGACGTCGACGGAGAATGGCAGCGGTGACGGCGGAGGCGCTGGTTGTTCGTCAGCATCTCCGGATAGGATTTATGACGGCGAGAAGCTGGTTCGTTCTGATGAGCAAGTCTATATGCAGAAATTCAGGCTCTACGAGACTCGATCAGTAtgtgtttttttgttttgttatctTCCTGTTATGATATCTGTTATTTTTTCCTATTTAATTGCTATTCTTGTGATTTTTACAAATTAGGTTGAATTGTGTATATTAGCATTTGGATTCAGTGTATATGTGTCGTTTGCTGATTGGTGTGCTTTTGTATGTAATCGTTGACCTAGTAACTGCATTTTGTTGAAATGTTAAGAGCTATTAATGTGCTATGTAGGTTAGTGAGGAGAATGCTAGATGTTGGCAGAGCATTGATACAATGAACTAGCTACATTAGATTTAGCTTCCTGCTTATTTGGAATGCTTTAGTTGAagttgagaaaaaaatttgaagTTGTAAGGTGCAACAGCTGTTGTAGGTgttctattttgatttttttgataatgtATCGACTTATTTTACATGCAAGCCATATGTTTTTACTCATTCTCTTGTCTGCTTGCAATTATTCGTGTTCTGCTTGCAGAATTTTTATATGGTAGGGTGGGATAAGAGCCGGACATATTGGAGAGTGTTAAAGATTGACAGACAAGACATTTCTGAGCTAAATGTTCGTGAAGATTCTACCTCTTATACGGAAATTGAATGTAGTGACCTTTTAAAACGAATTAATGAAGGAAACAAAGCCATTGGTGGATTAAAGCTTGTCACTAAATGTTATGGAATTGTTGGTAAGTGaatctttttccttttctttttatctcTTGGGACTACCAATACTTTTATTATAATCGTAATGCCCTTTTCTGTTTCTAGGCTTTATCAAATTTCTAGGGCCATATTACATGGTTATTATTACAAAGAGAAGACGGATTGGTACAATATGCGGTCATGATATTTATGCAGTCTCTAAGAGCGAGATGATTCCACTGCCTAATTCTGCTGTTCATTCCAGAATCTCTAATGCTAGGAATGAGAACAGGTCTATAGTCCTTCCTAAATGTAACTGTTTCTTATCCATTTTTCTTATGGAGAAAACTGTGAATGCTGTCTTCAGGAGGATGCTTTAGTCCTTTCCTTTTGATTTGTCTTTCTTTTGGCTTTCTTTTAATCCTTATGGAACAAATAGTTGGTTGTCCTTTTCCCAtcattatgataatgttatgtgGCAGTTCTCTATTATTTTTCCTGTTAAGTGTTTTTTGCCAGTTTTAGGagatgttttttttctttttctcttatatttaatttttgtaaatttaattatacttattttattGGTGATGTAGATACAAGAAGCTCCTATGCACAGTGGACCTAACAAAGGACTTCTTTTTTAGCTACTCATACCAAGTTATGCGCAGTCTTCAAAAGAATTTGTGTAATAAAGAAACAGGTCCGGTCCTTTATGAAACTATGTTTGTATGGAATGAGTTTTTGACCCGTGGTGTACGAAATCACCTTCAAAATACTCACTGGACAGTTGCATTAGTATATGGCTCTTTTAAACAGGTAAGTAATTGGTTGTTTAAATATAGACCCCATTGGTTGCATATTTGAGGCAAGCTTGCTTATGGTAGTTTTTCAGGTTAATATGCTGGATTACATGCTTTCCTATTTTTAATTCATAGATTGATTTTCTAAAAATTGTTTCTCATTCAATTTTATTGTTAGGCTGAGGCTTCTTTGTTTGAGTTTGTTTTACTTATTAATACTCTCTTTGTCCCATTTTAGAAGTCTTATTTCAATGTTTAAAGTGGTTTTACATTaaattttctttcttatttttttttttaaaacttaaaaattaaaataaattctacAGAAAACTCCACTACCATTAATAAGGATAAAGTAGGAAAAACCATCATAATAAATGCTTTCTTAATCTTTTATAGAATCATATGAGATTTCTAAaatgggatggagggagtagtTCTTTAGCAGACTAATTTTTTGTGCCAAAACAAGCTCATGCATTAAGCAAAACAAAGAGTGTTAAGACTTAGGATATTGTCACTGAGGCTAACAATTGAAGCATATTGCTGTTGTGGTAAACTCCTGCGTTTATTGTTCTTTCTGTAATTTGCAGATAATTATATAATCACATTCACTAAGTTTGTAGTTTTGTTTAAACTAATCGCCTCATGCTATGAGTGTAGGCTACACTTTCTGTATCTGGACGGGACTTCAAACTCACCCTTATTGCAAGAcgttcacgccattttgctggTACAAGGTAGGGTAGCACATATTTTCCTTTAAATTTTGAAGTCTCTTTTTGCCTAGTACGGGACTCGTAGTTGTCAAACTGGGATTGGGCATCACTCCATTGACCAGAGCCATTAGTTTTTGTATCGGACAAATGGGTTAGTTATTGAACCAGCCGGCGGAAACTTAACTGTGACTAAAAATACCTTTCActtaaacaaattattttacttCACCTGTCAGTCCGTTTGCAAGACGCGACAATTTGATAACACATAATTATTGGCTCTTATTTTTGTACTTTGAATACTAAAAGTAATCATTTCTTTTATTCATATACACATCAAAGAAGGTCTCACCTTGTGTGCAAAGTACTGACAGGATAGTGCAGGGTCAGGGTAGTGTGGGAATATATGTAAGCCTTCTTCTAAGCAATCTATTTCAATGCCTTGAACCTCTTAAAAATTGCGACTCAATCTTTTATACTGTAAAAGTGCATATTGCCTAATTTTAGCTAACATTTCACTAAAATTTGAACTGGCGGATGTAAGATTCTATAATCATGCTTACCTATTACCTCTTTCTGGTAAACTTCACTATTATCATTCTTTTCATGTTGGATTTCTAAAGGGATATTCGCTGAAATTTTGGGGCAATAAAATTCAGAGTTCCAGTATTTTAAGGGACAAACTTAAGTTTAGGAACATGAATAGAAAATACACCTGCATCCAGGgattgtttgaaaaaaattatcgaACCTGTGACTTCATTTGACCGAAGGAACAACATCAATTGGCTACAGGCTTGGCCTCCTTATGTATTTTTTTGGTTAGAAAAAGTATGCAATAACAGTATTCAAATGCCAAATTGTTAATTGTGACGCTATGAGGAAATGTTTTCgtgaaaaattgataaaaactgTTCATATGCACCACACTAAACAGTATAACAACTCCTTCATGCTATCTTATTTCTCAAGatagtaaaaaaagaaaagcatCAAGGACATTTTGAATTGTGAAGGTCGCCCCATGCGACCTCTAGGAATACCTATGGTAAATGATCAAAATAAGAAATTCTGACATTTGGGTGGCGTTGTCTTTAGTTGATTTAAGTGTTTCAAGTGAGATAAGAGGTTAACAGCAATACATAGCTATCTGGCTGCCGAAAATGGCACCTCATTTGTTTATGGTTTTTGTACTTTTTAGCTATAAGGTTATATGCCTTCTTCAGAAAGTAATTCAAATTCGTATTTGGACTACGAAGTTAGTTTTCCTTTGTGATTGACTTTCTGATAATAATATTTCATAGTCATTACATCTTTGATACGAGTATATGTGTTTTTTAATTTAGGTACCTGAAACGTGGTGTCAATGAGAAGGGCAGAGTGGCTAATGATGTCGAGACAGAACAGATTGTATTTGAGGAAGTTCCTGAAGGGTTTCCCCTCCAAATAAGTTCGGTTGTCCAAAACCGTGGTTCCATACCACTATTTTGGTCACAGGAAACATCACGTTTGAATATCAAACCAGATATTATATGTAAGTATTTGGACTGTGAAATTCATGGTAGTTAATTTATCTCTTTATTTTTACACAACCTTTTCTTTCTCCTAGTGTCTAAGAAGGACCAAACTTATGAAGCAACAAGACTTCATTTTGAGAATCTTGGCAAGAGATATGGAAACCCTATCATTATTTTGAACCTAATTAAGGTAATTTCTATTGATCAGGTTACTtctctatttattttattgtccTTTTAGTTGCTAGTGCTGTGAATGTCTTTAAATGGTGTTATAGGCACtaaaagatttttaaataatatcgCAAGTGATTATTTTGGGGTAAATGTTTTGAAATGGTGTTAAAACTATCTCTTTTCAGAATTATTTTTGGGTCTTACCCTTTCTTGATGTTTGATATTGCTATTATTTAATTACTAATTCACAGACACGGGAGAAGAAGCCGCGGGAGTCGATTCTACGTGCAGAGTTTGCCAATGctattgatcatatcaataaagATTTGGCTGAGGAGAACCAATTAAGGTTCCTTCACTGGGATCTACACAAGCATTCTCGAAAGTATGTTGTATAgtttgatttaatgtttttaagtTACATTTTTACGCCATATTTTGTTTGTGATGTGTTTCCCAAAGAGTTGATTCTTAGACGGGATACTTTTTTTGTTTCTGCCTTCAGCAAAGCAACAAATGTTCTGTTACTCCTGGGAAAAGTGGCTACATATGCTCTGACATTGACAGGTTTCTTTTACTGTCAAGTAACACCAGCCTTGAGCCTTGAAGGGTGTATAGACTGGCCTCTCTTGGAGTAAGTCTTTTCATCACATTTTGATATATGTAGCAGATTTATCCTTTTGTTTATGGAAATCAACTTTTTCTTGTTTGAGCCGCCAAATGGTGTATATGCTTGAATGCTAGAGTATTATGACTTTGGTGATT is a window of Mercurialis annua linkage group LG2, ddMerAnnu1.2, whole genome shotgun sequence DNA encoding:
- the LOC126667592 gene encoding phosphoinositide phosphatase SAC3 isoform X2 codes for the protein MTSTENGSGDGGGAGCSSASPDRIYDGEKLVRSDEQVYMQKFRLYETRSNFYMVGWDKSRTYWRVLKIDRQDISELNVREDSTSYTEIECSDLLKRINEGNKAIGGLKLVTKCYGIVGFIKFLGPYYMVIITKRRRIGTICGHDIYAVSKSEMIPLPNSAVHSRISNARNENRYKKLLCTVDLTKDFFFSYSYQVMRSLQKNLCNKETGPVLYETMFVWNEFLTRGVRNHLQNTHWTVALVYGSFKQATLSVSGRDFKLTLIARRSRHFAGTRYLKRGVNEKGRVANDVETEQIVFEEVPEGFPLQISSVVQNRGSIPLFWSQETSRLNIKPDIILSKKDQTYEATRLHFENLGKRYGNPIIILNLIKTREKKPRESILRAEFANAIDHINKDLAEENQLRFLHWDLHKHSRNKATNVLLLLGKVATYALTLTGFFYCQVTPALSLEGCIDWPLLENSENGHLTPQNTCGNYDEDANDLEKKLNGGNGVANGNHSVKRPMLQKGVLRTNCIDCLDRTNVAQYAYGLAALGHQLHALEIVDTPKIDLDEPLADELMGFYERMGDTLAHQYGGSAAHNKIFSERRGQWRAATQSQEFFRTLQRYYSNAYMDAEKQDAINIFLGHFQPQQGKPALWELDSDQHYSVGRNGQTYMDEDGRCMSDGNIIRDSSSPISATHIKQKKFSTSVLPDKWEAENSILSESSPEISTCESGIAYSRYTPTMPRRQLFGNVERDRYLGLDHIYFSEDTYNCSNFVDLDWLSSSGTSCEEEPFERSSALMGSPIAGLSSENVVNGIMSESTPSTSECGSSMKGRQQMGTELFVLDNPQNSRVLEEYSDSFVEWVTYGETLCY
- the LOC126667592 gene encoding phosphoinositide phosphatase SAC3 isoform X1; this translates as MTSTENGSGDGGGAGCSSASPDRIYDGEKLVRSDEQVYMQKFRLYETRSNFYMVGWDKSRTYWRVLKIDRQDISELNVREDSTSYTEIECSDLLKRINEGNKAIGGLKLVTKCYGIVGFIKFLGPYYMVIITKRRRIGTICGHDIYAVSKSEMIPLPNSAVHSRISNARNENRYKKLLCTVDLTKDFFFSYSYQVMRSLQKNLCNKETGPVLYETMFVWNEFLTRGVRNHLQNTHWTVALVYGSFKQATLSVSGRDFKLTLIARRSRHFAGTRYLKRGVNEKGRVANDVETEQIVFEEVPEGFPLQISSVVQNRGSIPLFWSQETSRLNIKPDIILSKKDQTYEATRLHFENLGKRYGNPIIILNLIKTREKKPRESILRAEFANAIDHINKDLAEENQLRFLHWDLHKHSRNKATNVLLLLGKVATYALTLTGFFYCQVTPALSLEGCIDWPLLENSENGHLTPQNTCGNYDEDANDLEKKLNGGNGVANGNHSVKRPMLQKGVLRTNCIDCLDRTNVAQYAYGLAALGHQLHALEIVDTPKIDLDEPLADELMGFYERMGDTLAHQYGGSAAHNKIFSERRGQWRAATQSQEFFRTLQRYYSNAYMDAEKQDAINIFLGHFQPQQGKPALWELDSDQHYSVGRNGQTYMDEDGRSFFKRCMSDGNIIRDSSSPISATHIKQKKFSTSVLPDKWEAENSILSESSPEISTCESGIAYSRYTPTMPRRQLFGNVERDRYLGLDHIYFSEDTYNCSNFVDLDWLSSSGTSCEEEPFERSSALMGSPIAGLSSENVVNGIMSESTPSTSECGSSMKGRQQMGTELFVLDNPQNSRVLEEYSDSFVEWVTYGETLCY